Proteins encoded in a region of the Sander lucioperca isolate FBNREF2018 chromosome 18, SLUC_FBN_1.2, whole genome shotgun sequence genome:
- the pnn gene encoding pinin, with amino-acid sequence MAVVVRSLQDQLEKAKESLKNVDDNIRKLTGRDPNESRPGQIRRLGGPMAGPGGGRGRGINLLRRSLSDMGSGGPPAKQRDIEGALLRLAGDQRARRDARHDSDAEDDDDVKKPALQSSVVATSKERTRRDLIQDQTMDERGKQRNRRMFGLLMGTLQKFKQESNVSTEKQKRRTEIEQKLEVQAEAEKKKAESDKRELFEERRAKQTELRLLEQKVELAQLQEEWTSHNNRLVKYIRTKTKPHIFYVPGKMCSATQKLLDDSTKKLNAVFDERREAFAEHLSKMESRPRRQPNRDQDGNTAATGMDHSAEGKPAGQVVKVTGNRGDAEMEEEEEDDEEEEREKEGDRKVIEKVKGEKGLKEVEEEVEGMELGEEGSEEKKGREEGFKAREEKEASPGSEGMEVESGPGKVDRSKAEEGETDSKQGPTDLQNEKTQDTRSSEPTITSQEAPDTSPQAQLSHTAVEPAVKSPETQGSSPTPEPQTAATVPGQDIIIIPGLEVQTSAAENQAVEGKPGEAPQNLPDSEGAPSTTLVPSKEEEDGGRGRKKAKEPKKGRSHSNSSSSSSSGSSSSGSSSSSSGSSRSSSSSSSSSSSSSSSRSRSRESSKRKRRPSDRARDMKKGEDRSHRKRGGSSGGGRDSKGSKKRSSKEGRSRSSRSDREHKDRDRKDKRR; translated from the exons ATGGCGGTGGTGGTGCGTAGCTTGCAAGACCAGCTTGAAAAAGCAAAGGAAAGCCTGAAAAATGTGGACGATAATATTCGTAAATTAACTGGACGTGATCCTAATGAATCAAG ACCGGGTCAGATCCGTCGGCTCGGCGGCCCCATGGCAGGCCCAGGTGGAGGTAGAGGCAGAGGAATCAACCTGCTCAG GCGTAGTCTCTCAGACATGGGAAGCGGCGGCCCCCCTGCCAAGCAGAGGGACATCGAAGGAGCCCTGCTGag GCTTGCGGGGGACCAGAGGGCCAGGAGAGACGCGCGTCACGACAGCGACGCCGAGGATGATGACGATGTCAAAAAG CCGGCGTTGCAGTCGTCTGTAGTAGCTACCTCCAAGGAGAGAACACGCAGAGACCTCATTCAAGATCAAACCATGGATGAGAGGGGCAAACAGAG GAATCGGCGTATGTTCGGCCTGCTGATGGGGACCCTGCAAAAATTCAAGCAAGAGTCCAACGTCTCCACAGAGAAG CAAAAGCGACGTACAGAGATTGAGCAGAAGCTTGAGGTTCAGGCTGAGGCTGAGAAAAAGAAGGCGGAGAGTGATAAGAGGGAGCTGTTTgaagagaggagagccaaaCAGACTGAGCTGAGACTACTGGAACAAAAAGTGGAATTAGCTCAGCTG CAAGAGGAGTGGACCAGCCACAATAATCGTCTGGTGAAATACATTCGTACCAAGACCAAGCCTCATATCTTCTACGTGCCTGGAAAAATGTGCTCCGCCACACAGAAACTCCTCGACGACTCCACCAAGAAACTAAATG CTGTGTTTGACGAGAGGCGTGAGGCTTTTGCCGAACACCTCAGCAAGATGGAGTCCCGCCCCCGGCGACAGCCAAACCGCGACCAGGATGGCAACACGGCAGCAACAGGGATGGACCACTCGGCGGAGGGTAAGCCAGCAGGTCAGGTAGTCAAGGTGACAGGTAACAGGGGGGATGcagagatggaggaagaggaagaggatgatgaggaagaggagagggaaaaggagGGAGATAGAAAGGTGATAGAGAAGGTCAAGGGGGAGAAAGGATTGAAGGAAGtggaggaagaggtggagggGATGGAGTTGGGTGAAGAGGGCAGTGAGGAGAAAAAGGGAAGAGAGGAGGGGTTTAAAGccagagaggagaaggaggcaAGTCCAGGGTCAGAGGGGATGGAGGTAGAAAGCGGGCCGGGGAAGGTGGACAGGAGTAAggcagaggagggagagacagacagtaaaCAGGGGCCTACAGACCTCCAAAATGAAAAGACCCAGGACACTCGGTCCTCTGAACCAACCATAACCAGCCAAGAAGCACCAGACACCAGTCCCCAGGCCCAGCTCAGCCACACTGCAGTGGAACCAGCAGTAAAGTCCCCCGAGACCCAGGGATCCTCTCCAACCCCAGAACCCCAAACAGCCGCCACGGTGCCTGGGCAGGATATCATTATCATCCCTGGCCTCGAGGTCCAGACCTCAGCTGCTGAGAACCAGGCCGTGGAAGGGAAACCAGGGGAAGCACCCCAAAATCTGCCTGATTCCGAGGGGGCCCCCAGCACCACCCTTGTACCCTCTAAGGAGGAAGAGGACGgcgggagagggagaaagaaggCAAAGGAGCCAAAGAAAGGGCGCAGTCATAGTAAcagctcctcctcttcctcgtccGGCTCCTCCTCCAGCGgaagctcctcctcctcctccggaTCCAGCCGCTCCTCTTCGTCATCATCCTCCTCTTCGTCCTCATCGTCCAGCAGCCGAAGTCGCAGCCGAGAAAGCAGCAAGCGCAAGAGGAGGCCGTCAGATAGGGCCAGGGACATGAAGAAAGGAGAAGATAGAAGCCACCGCAAGAGAGGAGGGAGTAGCGGAGGAGGGAGGGACTCGAAGGGATCCAAGAAGAGGAGCAGCAAGGAAGGAAGAAGCAGGTCGTCCCGGAGCGATAGGGAGCATAAAGATAGAGACAGGAAGGACAAGAGACGCTAA
- the gemin2 gene encoding gem-associated protein 2, with amino-acid sequence MKSDVEELMPRLLPVEFGASAEVLDMNGPPRNPREYLRQVQLEASQCPEVVVAQIDPKKLKKKQTINASVAGCHAAPLGFSPSLSWQQHQVSTFSGVRQSIAKNRTHWSSHTLDDNVLMPKLTDEEGWKRFCFGETVYLGASSGHTDAEPEPALDYSKVGFPPFLSIVSRLNQSTVLMLLEILISWFEEHDFVPQLGRWLYALLACLEKPLIPEAHASIRQLARRCAQLRSTLESQEDEKLPALNLLICLVARYFEQNDLADQPE; translated from the exons ATGAAGTCTGACGTGGAGGAGTTAATGCCGAGGCTGCTGCCCGTTGAGTTTGGAGCCAGTGCAGAGGTGCTGGACATGAATGGACCGCCGAGAAACCCCCGGGAATACCTCCGACAAGTCCA GCTGGAGGCGTCACAATGTCCCGAGGTGGTGGTTGCTCAGATTGACCCTAAGAAACTGAAGAAGAAACAAACGATTAATGCCTCT GTGGCAGGTTGCCATGCTGCTCCACTGGGGTTCTCCCCCAGCCTCAGTTGGCAGCAGCACCAAGTCAGTACCTTCTCAGGTGTCCGACAG AGCATCGCAAAGAACAGGACTCACTGGAGCAGCCACACTCTGGACGACAATGTACTGATG CCAAAGCTAACCGATGAGGAGGGTTGGAAGAGATTTTGTTTCGGAGAGACGGTCTATCTGGGCGCCTCGTCCGGCCACACAGATGCTGAACCAGAGCCAGCACTGGATTATAGCAAG GTGGGCTTCCCTCCTTTCCTCAGCATAGTCAGCAGACTGAACCAG TCTACGGTGCTGATGCTGTTGGAAATTCTAATCAGTTGGTTTGAGGAACACGATTTTGTTCCACAGTTG GGGCGCTGGTTGTACGCTTTGTTGGCCTGCCTGGAGAAGCCTCTGATACCTGAAGCCCACGCCTCCATCAGACAGCTGGCCAGGAGATGTGCTCAGCTCCGCAGCACGCTG GAGAGTCAGGAGGATGAGAAACTGCCAGCCCTCAATCTGCTCATCTGTCTTGTTGCCAG ATACTTTGAGCAGAATGACCTGGCAGACCAGCCCGAGTGA